The segment tgtttttgttgctattgagAGTATGAAGCTCCCGTTTCCATAGTGTTTCTGATTGTTGCCCGGTATATTTTTAGGCTGTTTTTGGggtttatgttattttttttgcgtgcttataattttcaagaAATTTAGCCTGTTTGTAGCCTTGTTACGTAGTagttcggtgtgtttgtggaaaTTGAGTTTTGGGTCTATTACTGTTCCTAGAtatttatatgtgtttgtgtgttctaTGCTATTATTGTGTATGTTGAGTTGTATGGTGTGATGTGATTTTCCgaaaatcataaattttgtcttgtttgagtttatgttaaattttaattgttcTATTTCTATTGCGAAAGCATTTATAGCGTTTTGTAGGTTATTTTGTAGCTCTCTTTCGTTTACTCCACTGTTGAGAATAACTAAATCATCCGCGTACTGTAtttggtgggggagggggcggCAGAGGGTGCAACTGCCACCGCGACTTGGCCAAGGATGGAGGAAGGGGAAGGAGGAACAAACCGGTGAAAAATTCGACCGGAATTGCCAcaggaaagggaaggaataGAACCTGACTGGTTGTTGGACGTGCCGAACTAACCAGGtcgagggagggggaggaagcGACTGATCGTTGGACTAAGCCGAACTGATAAGGTCGAGGGTGGGAAAAGGAGAGGAAGCGACTGATCGTTGGACTAAGCCGAACTGATCAGGTCGAGGGTGGGAAAAGGAGAGGAAGCGACTGATCGTTGGACTATGCCGAACTGATCGAGTCAAGGGTGGGAAAAGGAGAGGAAGCGACTGATCGTTGGACTATGCCGAACTGATCGAGTCAAGGTGAGAGGGTGAGGAGGGGCCAAGGGGGGAGTGAGCAAATTGACCAACTGCGCCAGAGAGCGCCCAAGAGTGTCCAGCTGTAGCTACCCGCCAAGGACTACCGAAGGATTCTAGGGCTGTGTCGAGTTGAGgatatgaaataaatttcgactccgaacaatttgccttttttctctcttatcTCTTGGATTTATTTCTGCGCATCCTATGGACTAAACACAGACATGCGCTTCTAGCGATTGTTACATTTGATTACAAGGTTACAAATTACATCATGGCTCCTTATCGAAGGAACAGTGGTAATCTGCCATGATGTTAATTTTCGCATCGATTGGTAGTCCTGAAGGTTGCATATCTGCAGGCGGATATTTGTTACAAATCCAACAGTATTATAGTAtttttggtgtttgtttggtttataGCTTTATGTATATCTTTGGTATATAAGTTAAAGAGTGTTGGTGACATAACATCTCCTTGTGGAAGTCCATCTGTCACTAgcattttgtatgttttttatttatttatttttttttgtatgttttattatgCTAGCCAACGTTTTGGctagcacaacaacacaatttaGCTACACAGCCCGGCCTTTGGTCctgaatttaaacaaaaacctAAAGCACATGTATGATGTTGTGTGTAGATTTGGATCATTTTATACGGACGAGCAACAATTAAATGCCACATATTGTATACCCTTTAAACTAAACGGCAGAATGCATTTTAAACGTCATTCTGCTGCTCTATTCGACATGCACACAGGTTCATTGAACGCATGCTGTGATTAAACCGTTTCCTACGAGCCAGACGAGTTCGATTCTCATCCGGACCATTCCTCATATTTGAAGAATTTACCATCCGATAACATGGTTTTAGTAAGGTCAAGAAGCCGTTACAGCCCGGTCCACAGTATTGGTCGTtacgtcaaagaagaagaaactgtGTACGGGAGGATGTGGCTTGAATTGCTGCGCTAAGCCTCGGCTCGTAAGGGATGCAAGATCACCTGTACAACAAAGAGATCAGGAAGATGGCAGGGAGCTGTGGGGTCTTATCGGCCATGGGCTTCAATCGATCACGTGGCTCCACGGAGCGCTGGTATGTGGTCAGCGAGTGCAGTATGTAGTGGGAGCAACGAGTTCGAGTCGGCCCAAATGATCCGGATCGTTTACGGATGGTTCCCACCCGGTGGGACGATCCGCACCCAGTGTCGGATTAACAGGTGTAgaggccctaagcggtcacaCGAATGTGTCGAGCGAGTCGATTTTACTTTTGAGCGGGGGCCCCACACGGCCGCTTTATTTGCGTACTGGCAGTGGCGAATCTAACGGAAGGCGGACTAgacggtcgcctggggccccgccggTTTAGGGGCTCCGTAGTTCGCTAGTCTATAGTATGCCTATgcacagagtactagcgacaagggcccccggagggatggacgttggggccccggggctggcgaatcatttgcacacctcccttccccccccccagcaATTTTTTTTCACGTTTACTGTTAAATATCCCTACAGCAAGCAGTGccgaaccccccccccccccccacccttagaacaccatttacagggggcctcaactcgtcttatCGCCtagagccccccccccccccccccaatacCCTTTATCCGCCACTGCGTACTGGTTAATCCGCCCTGTCCGTACCTTGTATACTAAACTATGCTAGCCTTATCGAACAGCAACATGaatcaaaaaggaaaaaaagggaagggagTATGGAAATGGTGGGCAAACaagaagggaaggaggagCGGGAAGGGTGATAGTCGAAGAGGTGAGATGAAAAGATGAAAGCGTGGGTTGTGTGCAGCAGCGCACATTGTTCCGGAGCGACGATGGGCTCTAAACAATGGGGGACGAGAGCGAAGCGAGCTGGAGGGGGAGCGGGAAGGACATACAGGAAGGGAGcaacatgcattttttgtaagTAAATGTTCTTCCTTCCAGCCACACTTTGAAAAGAAATTtctgttaaaaatgaaatcaaaaatatTGTCTACATCAATCTTATGAGCGGAGGATCGTAGAAggtttatttatctttttcttattttacacaacaatctttgtttttcttaatgCCTCAACCACTCTTGAGAGCGGATCTCctgtttttcttcatcttgGCGTAACGCCCtgcgcgatcatgccggcagCGGGATAGTCAGCCCATACGAGGATTGAACCGAAGACgagtatgttgttaagttgtacgagttgacgttACTAATTGATTTACCCATAGCGGGATAGCCAGTCCTGAGCTGGACcatacggggcttgaacctagGACGGTTATGTTGTGGTATTGTGTTCGGGTATCACGACAACGAGGGGAAGCCGAAACCAACCAAGTAATCCATAGAATGTGGGGACGCGTGGAGCACCTTGGTGTGTAAAAGGTCCGGCTGCATCGCCGGCATTTGAGGCTCCCGGGGGCCGGTCGCCACAGCCAATCCCCGAGCGCAGCCGCAGCGCTATCGACAATACATGCAGCATAAACGTTACTTACGCATGCTGTGTCAATGGCGTGTTCAGCGACGGGCTAGAACACAACTCTCTATGCCACCCGCCAGGCAGCAACATGACCGCGCCGCACCATCCGCAACGATGATGCGTCTCCAAAAAAGGCGAGAGAAGGAGCAAGCCTGGCAACGCGAGCGAGCGATGCGTGCGCCAGCCATGTCGAGGCGGGGCCTTCCTCGCTTACAGCATCGAGCGAGAGGCGGGGGAGACgttcctttctctcttccgAAGAGTAAACCCCGGTAATAAGGAAGAAGACAGTACAATATGCATTCTTACTTGTAATCCCCATTGGTAGGgaaggagggagggagaggggtAGGGGAGGATTGGATGGGTTTGAGCATTATTGATTAAAAAGTTATAAATGGAAAGACAATGTGTGTTCAATGATAACATTCCTCATTTGAACATTTGCCTTTCCGTTGAGTTTAACTAAGCATTGGTTGGCTTCACATATGCGTACTAGTGCATTGATAATTGTCCTTtgattgcttcttcttttttttgcacaagcgCAACTAATTGCACTaacaaacaatataaaatCACTACGAAGCATGCATTCAATCGATCCGGCAAATAGCTCGATCGgtaaatcgattccatccacaCGACAACTTGCGCGTTGATCAAATCCAGATTCGAACGACGGCGCGAGCCAACGCGCAATGCATcagcagccaaaaaaaaacgagaaggaaaaaaccaaaaaccatgCCAAGCGCTCACACAAGGTCAAGCATTCGCCAATAGCCGCTGGGAGAAAGAGGGGAATGAAGGAGGTGATGGGAAGCGACGTCACACAAAGCGACTGTGATCTGGTAGAACGGATAAAGAAGACAGCAGACAAGCGTTATCACTCCCACCACTAGCAGCATATGAACAGCTGGTGTGATCGCCACAACCGACAAGCAAGGAAGgagtaagggggggggggggggagggcaagAATCATCTTTTTCTAGCCAtctataaaatttattttttgtggctGCTATTCTATACAACAACCCAaaatcagcaaaacaaaccataatTTTGGTGTTTTTAGCCGTgaaatctatttcaaaaaatCGCTTGGTCGAGTAAACTATTTAACTCGACGTAGACTCGACGTCCTGTCGACGTTCACTCGACGTCTACTCGACGTCGTAGATTTTATAGCAACGGCGGATTTTGCGGGTTGGGctctatttggggcaagtgtgccaccatctttcataggcgcgagctgtcaaaaatgtaaacattgttgtagcgttcaGCGGTATGGTGCGCTTTTAACAGCGGATTCTACtccggaaaaacagaccagcaacaacccatattgcgatacagtttgtgatgaaaaggggttcattggtgactcaaaacatgtaggaatacatacactagtgttACAAACGTAATGATTTCCAATTATcaaagaaatacggttattttaaccatgtggccgtcttgccccatacgagtggcattcgccccatagcccaaaaaacaacgtctttttggactcTTTTTAAAAAGCTTcataaactgttttgtttgcacttttttcaagcgaaactcatttataagtgaggaaatagatgtaaaatggttatgagatttaaatcggcttttgaaaaacatgttttagtAAGTTATaatttgaaatgcttaaggtggcacacttgccccaaattccgctacttCACACTTTATGAATTTGATCGCGTCAGTTTATCGACGgataaaaacatttattgTCGTTATTTATACTTAATTCCACAGCTTCACAATTCCGCTTCGTTCGTTTTTGCGTTCTTGCTTTCTTGGCGTCTTTCCTCGGTCtcatctttcctctctctctcttctgtcAATTATCTGTAGTTTATATTTCGCGCAAGGTTGGATCGTTGCTAGGTTGAATCGTTTTCAAAATAACCGTTAACACGACATTCGTGTTTCTACGTTCGTTACAGATAGAGTTCActgtatattttctttttttaagctTATACAAAAGAACCTCAATTATCCGGACAGCTCGGGATCGGACGGTGATCGGTTAATTGATTTCCACGGATGGttcaagaaatgtcaaatttatagaaaaattataaaattcaataattttacagtagaacgtcgattttccggggacggattaaccggcgggtggcttaaccgtgcgcatgaatttgacagttggcgaaCATTTTCTGCGATGAACCGGCTAGCAAAAACATTTGTTGTGCAGCAATCTAGTGTCTAGTGATACTTTTTAACTTCATTTGTgataaaaaccattttaaatctattgttactgattcaaaaaatattctaCTAGTGATTAAACGATTATTTTGATGTGAATTTCTAGTAAAACCAGGGAATTTTTAGAATTTCATacgaatttgacatttcttggaccattatccgtggaaatcgattaaccggcatccgctcggtcccgagctgcccggataatcgacgttctactgtacttTTAACTCACACGAATGAATCAATTAATCATTGGtagaatattttattaatcaTTTAACTACTGGCTTAAATAGgttgaaaaatttgtttacGAACAAAATGAAGTTCGAAAATATCACTAAACATTATATAGATGcagaaaaatattgtttaccaATTTGATTATCCCTGTAAATGTTCGCCACGATTGAACAGCTGTTCTACTGTATCAATAATCTGCACTGGTCGGTCGCGGGGACAAAAGTACAGTACAAATGTTGTTTGGGAATATTCTAAGACATGTACGCTTCTCCAAATATGCAATGTTGAGGGCCGATTCTTATTTTTAGCAATAGACGAACAggatttttgttctttttatcCCGTTTACACACCAGCTATCCCGTTCCTGCTTCCGATGTTTATATAATATGAATCAAGTGGTTTACCAATGGAGGACGAGTGTTAtatcaatttcaataaaattgtGGATGAACAAGATCAGGCGCACCCTTCGCTAGGCAGGCAATACGAtgtgaaataaaatagaaaactgATTATCTTTATTCTCGATAATAATCCTATCGCTAACATGGTAACTTTGTCATCTAGTAGGATGAAGCTCTCTCCCGAAGCTCTctaagtcactttcgaatacGACACATTTTTGTGGGTATTATAAGCTAATTAGTTTCTAATACTAATAATTTGATTAGTATTGTTAGCTAATCAGATTCAACCTATTGTCGATTCGGAACGCACTAAGTACAAAAAAAGATCACTGCACCATTATTCCTCCCCCATCCGTTGTCCCTTCTTTGAGTATAGCCTTGGACATTTAGCAgttagtttttagttttttaaggGGATGGAAGGTGCTTACTGCCGTCAGGTAAGAGTATCGGATTTTTTTAACACTATTCTCTCTGACATGTGTGTatttgggtttggttttgtatCTCTGCTCCTCACCAGTCAAGCTTCTCCTTTGCCATCGTAAAGCTCATACTATTTTCGGAATAGAACTGGCTATACCACTTCCGGTAGCTCTTGATCAGACGATCCTCCTTGATTAGAAGGGGGTTATCGATGAACTGCTTGTGGTTCCAGACCATCATGTCACGTTCGAACTGTAACGAGCAAATCACAAACCCAAAATTATATACAAAGTAATACGCCTGGAAGGTGAACCACCCTTCCAGTCACATATTTTCACTCACCATGATACTCTCCGCCAGGATAGCAAACTTCTGGAAGATGGCATTCCACATGCTGCGAGGCGCGTAGAACCGATGGATCACCTTCTGCACGAGCGGCTCGATCGGCGTGACCGTCTGCAGCACTACGAACGGTCCCATGCTAGTATTCATCATCAGCTGCACGTAGCCGGGCCCAATCTGATACGCACGAACGTCAATCTTCCCCATCTCAAACTTATTGAAAATCCGGAACGAGTGCACCAGGTCCATCTTGGCGATGTGCATTGGCTCACCCTCTTCCGGCGCTTTCCAGctaagagcaaaaaaaagcaagcaaaaatcaGGCTACTACCTCGATCACATCATAGGGAGTGCATGGGCACTCAGAAGCGCCAGATGGGCACTCAGCGCAGATCTTACCTTGCGAACCACGAGTGCATACCAAAATCGGCCCAGGCAGGCCGTGAATATCGAATGTCACTGCCCGATATCATGTTCGGCCCATGGACGGCAGAGAGATGCGCCACGTCCGCACCGTTTTCCGGCACATCCTGGATGTGGCAGTTAACCAGGAATTCGTTCTTGCCGTAGTACACCCAGCGCCCGTCCTCGATTTCCTGCACCACGTTGATCGTCCACGGTTCCACTTCCGGGTCGACGTGGTGCCACACGAAAATAAACCCATTCACCTCGAGCGAGCGCCATTTGCGAAGCCGGGCCACCTTCGGCACCGTGCCGGACTTGCTGTAGGGGATGTTCGTGCACTGCCCATCCTGGCCACTGAACGACCAGTGGTGGAATGGGCACTCGATGCAGTCGCCCCGGACGATGCCTCCGACGCCCAGGTTGGCGCCGAGATGCGGACAGTACGCATCGAGCACGTTCACCTCGCCCGCCTCCGTCCGGAAGACAACCAGATTTTGGCCAAGACAGTCGACGCTCTTCGCCTCCCCACGGGTTAGATTCTCCGACTCAAGTACCGAGAACCATCCGTTCGGGTAAGGGGGCGGCAACCGGTCGCCGATTTTGCGTAGCCGCCGTGCCCGGTTGATCGTGTCGACGCGCGTGCGATCGCTCTTGCCAATGCGCGCCGCATCAAGGATGTGATTGTAGCCAATATCGGTGAGGTCCTGGTGCGTGTGATTGACGGTGAGAATTGAGCTGGTTGCTGTTGCGCAGGAAGTAGGTTGGGAGGGACATTGATGTCGTAAAACTTACCCGTTTCCACACCAACACTTGATAGTAGAACAGATACAGGCCGTAGGACAGGACGAGTCCCAGCCCGCCGTACCAGAGCACGGTCACCCACGGCCACAGCACGAGTGTGTCGCAGGCATCGTTGAGCAGCTCCTCCAGAGTGCCGTTGCCTGACCTTCCCATCCAGCCAGTGAACGTCTTCAACCGGTACTCCATCATCGAACCGAGCTTCTCCATCGCGACGAACCGACTGATCACCGTCCGCGGCGTGTGGACTGTAGCTGTACTAGAGcagaaccaaccaaccaatgcTGCCGTCGCTCGTCCCGCAAGTCTCGTCCCGCTTGAGGCCCGTTTCGTCTATCAGGGCGTGTAGGAGAGAAAGAAGCGAGCAAACCGAGCTCCATCAACAACGTATGCGTATCAATCACATGGGCGGTAGAATTAAAGCGCACGGAGCAAAACAGGACCTAAGAATAGCACTGCAAAGACGGCCAACGGAGTGGCAGTTGaaggcacacatacaaaaccacaaacacacacacacacacacacacatacacacacacacacacacacacacacacacacacacacacacacacacacacacacacatcgaacaCTCTTGTGCTCtctttgtttggttttctcgcattCATGTACCTCTCTCGGGATGATTGCGTGCCCTTCTTTCCCTCACCCAAGTCGAACAAGAGCGACCTAATCCTGCCCGGCCTGCTGACTTAATGTGCTATCGATCGTCCGCTATGTGCCCCAGGATACCCAGGTTGTTTTGGAGATCAGGAGAATTTGAATAGAGTGGAATCAATTGTACCGAGCTTGCACCGAAAACACGCTGTTGTCACCCTTTTCCTAGTCTGGCTTGACAATGACATGGCGAGCGATAGAGGCCGCCCATCCTGCTCCGCCTTATTTACGCTGAACCTTACCTTGCACAAAACTCCAACTCGCTGGGTCTGCGTCGGTCGAGCGTCTGTGGTGCGTCCTGTCTAGGGCACGTTTCTGTTACTTCTGTTCCAGCGCGCTCTACCGTTCGGCTAGCCCTCAACTAAAGCCCGATGATTAGTTTCGCCTCTGTTGCTTGCCTTCGCCCTTCTCCCCCTCAACCCAATGTCACCCTCGCCCCAGGTGTTTGAATTTAAGATAGCGATTTAGATTACTAATCAAGTCAGCAAGGTGGTGGCGAACAGATAAATACAAAATCAGCGAACTCACCAGAAGTGTAGCGGTAAAGTTTGGATACCCCTGCGCGACTCATCCAGCTCGTAAATGGTTGAGGCGATAGTATACCAAGGGCACCTACCTCTGCAAACAAGGCATTCCATTGAGAAATTAGCCACTCCTCGTAGTAATTACTCCACGCCTCTTCGATTTCGGGGGTAGTTGTAACGGACATGAGCTCTTCTTCCCGTTCTTCATTGCACTGaattgaaacaataaaaaatcgcGTGAGGAAAATGCCATCTCACGCAATCTTCTATTCCTGTAAAACGTCATTGGCGTACGATAAACCCCCTTCAAACCCAACGTCCCCCTATGTACGGTAAAGTCTAAGTGCGCCAAGCGAACACCTGCACACTGTTTGTAAATGATATGCGGAATCTGGAGCAAATGTGCCACCTTAAGTATTTCATgctataactcactaaaactttttttataaaaagtgtgcaaaaatAAGTGCAAACATAACTGTTTTTGTAAGCATTTTAATATGGTTTGAAAAAGACGTGATTTTtcttgggctatggggcaaaaGCGCCACCCGTATAGGGAACAATGGCCACCaggataaaataaaataattcctTGGATAATTGGATTTATTTACGTGTGTgacactagtgtatgtatttcTACATTTTTTGAGTCGCCAATCTACCCTATGTTGTCTACGAACTGAATCGCAATATCCTAGCTACTGACCAGCTTTTGAGGGGCGTATTCCGCTCATAACAGCGCACCATACCGCcataaaatacaatttaatcatttttttacatCTCCGGGCACACAGAGTAGCACTTTTGCCCCAAATGGCGTTGGCTCAATCGCCacaaaagctgtttttttttttatttttaaatcttagcgacaatttttttttcaactaaccccacgaaacattaaactttttctgagctttttgttggtaaatatATTTCCTCGGTTCTTTGATGTAATGAGTTTTGCAAGCTTATTTGATGCGGTTAATTTTATTGAGGTCATGTGATAAAACTAGAATTTTGTGCTCAATTTTGCTAAACAACATAACATAACAACATAGTTGAAAACATTAGATCATTTTactaaaattttatttaaaaaacacaGCTTGGTGACATTCTTGCCCCAAATTCAGCTACACACATTTATACACACTCTGTCAGCTTAGGTCGCATTAAATAGCTACGTGAGCGTCACTTATCGGCCCGCTAGGGGGAGG is part of the Anopheles gambiae chromosome X, idAnoGambNW_F1_1, whole genome shotgun sequence genome and harbors:
- the LOC1270530 gene encoding cholesterol 7-desaturase nvd codes for the protein MEKLGSMMEYRLKTFTGWMGRSGNGTLEELLNDACDTLVLWPWVTVLWYGGLGLVLSYGLYLFYYQVLVWKRDLTDIGYNHILDAARIGKSDRTRVDTINRARRLRKIGDRLPPPYPNGWFSVLESENLTRGEAKSVDCLGQNLVVFRTEAGEVNVLDAYCPHLGANLGVGGIVRGDCIECPFHHWSFSGQDGQCTNIPYSKSGTVPKVARLRKWRSLEVNGFIFVWHHVDPEVEPWTINVVQEIEDGRWVYYGKNEFLVNCHIQDVPENGADVAHLSAVHGPNMISGSDIRYSRPAWADFGMHSWFASWKAPEEGEPMHIAKMDLVHSFRIFNKFEMGKIDVRAYQIGPGYVQLMMNTSMGPFVVLQTVTPIEPLVQKVIHRFYAPRSMWNAIFQKFAILAESIMFERDMMVWNHKQFIDNPLLIKEDRLIKSYRKWYSQFYSENSMSFTMAKEKLDW